A DNA window from Anastrepha ludens isolate Willacy chromosome 6, idAnaLude1.1, whole genome shotgun sequence contains the following coding sequences:
- the LOC128866097 gene encoding apolipoprotein D-like — protein MQKTILPIIALALFGLANAQIRSKGACPSPAVQSYFNLYAYMGTFYEYAKYPSALEGNSKCVRTVHTQKSKNVMHKVDTLVDPTTGKSSDYVATATQISNGKFTIHYSGQVTPNNFWVLFTDYISYAVVYTCEPASGNTHKTWIWILTRQRVPSAATVAKAKNVVSSSGFDPSLLTVTDQSKC, from the exons ATGCAAAA GACAATCCTTCCAATCATCGCCTTGGCCCTGTTCGGTCTTGCCAATGCACAAATCCGATCTAAAGGTGCCTGCCCAAGTCCGGCAGTACAGAGTTACTTCAACTTATATGCA TATATGGGCACCTTTTACGAATATGCCAAGTATCCTTCTGCTTTGGAGGGTAACTCCAAGTGTGTGAGAACAGTACACacccaaaaaagtaaaaatgtgatGCACAAGGTGGATACATTGGTTGATCCAAC TACCGGCAAAAGCAGCGATTATGTCGCTACTGCCACGCAAATTTCAAATGGTAAGTTCACAATTCACTACTCTGGTCAAGTAACTCCCAACAACTTTTGGGTTTTGTTCACCGATTACATTAGCTACGCTGTTGTTTACACCTGCGAACCCGCTAGTGGCAACACACATAAAA CGTGGATTTGGATCCTTACCCGCCAACGAGTACCATCTGCTGCCACTGTGGCGAAGGCTAAAAATGTTGTGAGCTCAAGTGGATTTGATCCCTCGCTATTGACTGTTACGGATCAAAGCAAATGCTAA
- the LOC128866101 gene encoding apolipoprotein D-like produces the protein MQKTILPIIALALFGLANAQIRSYGACPSPAVQSNFNLYAYMGTFYEYAKYPSAMEGNSKCVRAVHTQKSKNVMRTVDTLVDPTTGKSNNYYATATQISNGKFTIYYSGQITPTNFWVLFTDYISYAVVYSCEPASGNTHKTGIWIFTRERVPSAATVAKAKNVVSSSGFDLSLLTVTDQSNC, from the exons ATGCAAAA GACAATCCTTCCAATCATCGCCTTGGCCCTGTTCGGTCTTGCCAATGCACAAATCCGATCCTATGGTGCCTGCCCAAGTCCGGCAGTACAGAGTAACTTCAACTTATATGCG TATATGGGCACCTTTTACGAATATGCCAAGTATCCTTCTGCTATGGAGGGTAACTCCAAGTGTGTGAGAGCAGTACACacccaaaaaagtaaaaatgtgatGCGCACGGTGGATACATTGGTTGATCCAAC TACCGGCAAAAGCAACAATTATTACGCTACTGCCACGCAAATTTCAAATGGTAAGTTCACAATTTACTACTCTGGTCAAATAACTCCCACCAACTTTTGGGTTTTGTTCACCGATTACATTAGCTACGCTGTTGTTTACAGCTGCGAACCCGCTAGTGGCAACACACATAAAA CGGGGATTTGGATCTTTACCCGCGAACGAGTACCCTCTGCTGCCACTGTGGCGAAGGCTAAAAATGTTGTGAGCTCAAGTGGATTTGATCTCTCGCTATTGACTGTTACGGATCAAAGCAATTGCTAA